The sequence TCCATCTCGTCGAGCACATGCCAGAGTGTGCGGGTGGCGCGCTTGAGCACGCTGGTATAGGCCAGGTCAAAGTCATAGCCTTCGGCCTTGAGCAACTGGCCGGAATTTTTGGCCTGCGCAATCCCGGTTTCGGTCAGATCGACGTCGGTCCAGCCGGTAAAGCGGTTGTCCAGGTTCCAGGTTGATTCGCCGTGGCGTATGAGCACGAGTTTGTACATGTGGGTAAGTTTGGAGGGAAATGAAAACAGGAAGGAATGGATTTTAAAAGCTGGCCTTCGGGCGAACTTCCGCCCCCATTCTAAAATCACTGTTTGCGTGAAAAACATACAAAGGTATTAAGTGAAATTTCTTATTGATAACTGGATGCTGATTTCGATAGCCATCGCTTCCGGCGGCATGCTGGTCTGGCCCCTGATTGCCGGTGGCATGAATGCCGGCGCGCTGAACCCTAGCGGGGCCGTGCAGCTCATCAATCGCGAAAAAGCCGTGGTGGTCGATGTGTGCGAGCCGGCTGAATTTGCCGCCGGCCATGTGAGCGGCGCCAAAAACGTGCCATTGGGCGAGCTTGAGGCCAAATTGCCAGCCGTGGTCAAGAACAAGGCCTTGCCCCTGATCCTGGTCTGCGCCAGCGGCGCGCGTTCCGGCCGCGCTGTGGCCATCGCCAAAAAACTGGGTTACGAGCAAGCCCAATCCCTGGGCGGCGGACTCAAGGCGTGGAAAGAAGCTAACCTTCCGGTCGAAAAAGCCTGAAAAGGCGCCAAGCCCGCGTGCCGGCCGGACTGCTGTTGATGCGTCGCTCCGGCATGGATGCGAATCCTTCCTTCGCTGCCGCGCACCTGCCGCGCCAGCACAGACCTTGAGAAAACCCCATGCAAACCGTCAAGATTTACACCACCGGCTCCTGCCCTTACTGCATTCAGGCCAAGCAGTTGCTCAAGGAGCGTGGCGTCACCGAACTCAATGAAATCCGTGTCGATATGCTGCCTGGCGAGCGTCAGAAAATGATGCAGATCAGCGGCCGGCGCACCGTGCCGCAAATCTTCATCGGCGCCACCCATGTCGGCGGCTGCGACGACCTGATGGCGCTCGACGGCCGGGGCGGCCTGATGCCGCTGCTATCGGCCGCAGCCTGAACAAGCCGCCTCCAGTCTGCCTTGCCCGACGGACCGGGCAGGCGATTTTCCCGGCGCAGAGCCTGAGATAATCCGCCTCGAACCGCCTGCGCCCAGCTCTTTCCGGGGCGAATGCGCAGGGGGTTTTCCATCCCATTCCGATTTCCAACACCTTGACGAAAGACCACCATGGCCGAAGCCAATCTTGACCCCGTATTCCAGATCCAGCGCGTTTACCTCAAGGATCTGTCGCTGGAGCAGCCCAATTCGCCTGAAATCCTGCTGAACCAGGAGCAGCCCGGCGTCGAGATCCAGCTTGGCGTGGATGCCAAGCCGGTGGCCGAGGGCCTGTTTGAAATCACCGTCACCGCCACCGTTCACACCAAGATCGAAGAAAAGACCGTGTTCATGGTCGAGGCCAAGCAGGCCGGCATTTTTGAAATCCGCAACATCCAGAGCGACCAGATGGGCGCGCTCTTGGGCATTGCCTGCCCGCAAATCGTCTATCCCTACCTGCGCAGCAACGTGGCCGACATCATCCAGCGCGGCGGTTTTCCGCCGGTGCACATGGCCGAAATCAACTTCCAGGCGATGTACGAGCAGCAGCAGGCCGAGGCCATGATGGCCACGTCTGAAGCACCACAAATCCTCGTTTGATGGTCCACGGGGCAGGCTGCGGGCCAACGGCCTGGCTGGCATGAAAATCGCGGTTTTGGGCGCTGGCGCCTGGGGCACTGCGCTGGCTGTGAATGCCGCGCGCGCCGCCGGCGCCGGCGTGACCCGGCACCAGGTGACCTTGTGGGCGCGCAATGCGGCGCAGGTCCAGGCCCTGCAGGCCGAGCGCGCCAATACCCGCTACCTGCCCGGCATTGCCTTGCCCGCCAGCCTGCTGTTGCAAGGCGGCGGCGAGGCTTCACTGGGCCAGGCTGTCAGCGGCCAGGATCTGATCATTCTGGCCACGCCGGTATCGGCCGCGCGCAGCATGCTGACGCAACTGAAGCATGCGGCTGTGCCCGTGGCCTGGCTGAGCAAGGGCTTTGAGGCTGCTGTTTTCGCTGAGCCGGCTTCGGCCTCGCTTGCAAAGCCTTTTGGGCTGATGGTGCATGAGGTACGGGCGCAGGTTGCTCCTGATTTAAGAGCGGGCGTGTTCAGCGGCCCGAGTTTCGCGCTGGAAGTGGCGCGTGGCCAGCCGACCGCGCTGGTCGCCGCCAGCGAGCATGCCGAGGTGCGCGAAGCGCTGGTGGCCGCCTTTCACGGCGCCAGCCTGCGCGTCTATGCCAGCGACGACATGGTCGGCGTCGAGGTCGGCGGGGCAGTCAAGAACGTGATGGCGATTGCCGCCGGGCTGTGCGACGGCTTGCAGCTCGGCCTGAATGCCCGGGCCGCCCTGATCACGCGCGGACTGGCAGAAATAACGCGGCTGGGCGTGGCGCTGGGCGCGCGCGCCGAGACGTTCACCGGCCTGTCGGGCCTGGGCGACCTGGTGCTGACGGCGACCGGCGACTTGAGCCGCAACCGCAAGGTCGGACTGCTGCTGGCGCAGGGCAAAACGCTGGCCGAAGTGCTGGAATCGCTAGGCCATGTGGCCGAAGGCGTTTACTGCGCCCGCACCGTGGTGCAGCGCGCCGCCAGCCTGGGCGTGGACATGCCGATTGCGCAAAGCGTGGTGGCCTTGCTCGACGGCAAGCTCAAGGCGTCCGAGGCGGTGGCGCTGCTGATGGAGCGCGAGCCGAAGACGGAACTCGACTGCTACTGAATCAATAGCTGCTTGCGCCCGTCCTGATTGCGCAAAAGGCTTATTTCACCATTATTTCCGCAGCACGATGGTCAGCAGCAGCGACGAATCGTGCACCGCCGTCAGGGCGTGATCCACGCCACCTTCAAGCCAGACCAGCTGGCCGGCCTTCATGCGCCGGGTTTGCCCGCCCGCCATCAGATCGACCTCGCCTTCCAGGCAGTGAATCGTGACTTCGCCCTTGACCCAGTGCGACGGCATGGTCTTGCCGGCCGGCATCACCAGGCGCATCACTTCCAGTCCGTCGGTCTTGAACAGCGCGACATTGCGTGATTCGCAAAGCTGTTTGCCCAAGGGTTGAACATCAACGATTTGTCCCGGTGCGGCGTGTGCAATGGCCATGGTGAAGTTCCTTTAAAACGGGTTGAATGCCCTGGAGCGTTTTATACATCAGCGCCGCCTCAAATCTCCAGGTTGTCAATCAGCCGGGTGTTGCCCAGCTTGGCGGCGCCCAGCACCACCAGCGGCACATCGGCCAGCGCGCCCTGCGGCGGCGCCAGGTCGGCGCGCCTGCGCACGGTCAGGTAGTCGGGCTTCCAGCCACGCCGCGCCAGTGCCTGCAGGGCCTGGGATTCAAGCGCTGCCAGGTCGGGCTGGCCGGTGGCCGCACGGGCCGCTTCGCCCAGCGCACGCAGCGCCCGGGACAGATGCACCGCTTCCTGCCGCTCGGCCGGGGAGAGGTAGCTGTTGCGCGACGACAGCGCCAGCCCGTCTTCGGCGCGCTGGGTTTCGCCGGCCAGGATCTCGATGGGCAGGGCAAACTGCTGCACCAGGCGGCGCACCACCATGACCTGCTGGTAGTCCTTTTTGCCGAAGGCGGCCACGCCCGTGGGCATGCCGGCGAACACGCACGAGAACAGCTTCATCACCACGGTGCTCACGCCAATGAAAAAACCGGGCCTGAAATGGCCTTCGAGGATGTCGCTCAGGTCGGTCGCCGGATGCACCTTGAAGGTTTGCGGCTCAGGGTACAGGTCTTTCTCGCGCGGGGCAAACACCACGTCGCAGCCGGCCGCTTCCAGCCGCTCGGCGTCGGCGTCGAGCGTGCGCGGGTAGCTGTCGAAGTCTTCATGCGGCGCGAACTGCAGGCGGTTGACAAAAATGCTGGACACGGTCACATCGCCCAGCGGCCTGGCCTGCCGGACCAGGGCAATATGTCCTTCGTGCAGGTTGCCCATGGTCGGCACGAAGGCCGGGCGCTTGAAGCCGCTGAGCTGCTGGCGCAACTCCGCAATGGTGTGGACGATGTGCATGGGGTCTCCTTGAGTTTTGAGTTTTTAAAAAGCGAGGGCGGTTTACCAGGCGTGGACGCTGTTGTCCGGAAAGCTGACGTTTTTGACTGCGCGCACATAAGCCTCCATGGCGCCGCGCACGCTGGGCGCGCCGTCCATGAAGTTATGGACAAACCGGGCCATCTTGCCCAGGTTCATGCCCAGCATGTCGTGCAGCACCAGCACCTGGCCCGCCGTGCCGCTGCCCGCGCCGATGCCGATGGTCGCGCAGTGGGTGAGCTGCTGGGTGACTTCGGCCGCCAGCGCCGCCGGCACCATTTCCAGCACCAGCATGGACGCGCCCGCATCCTGCAGCGCGCTGGCTTCGCGCCGCAGCAGGGCCGCCGATTCGTCGGTTTTGCCCTGCACGCGGTAGCCGCCCAGCGCATGCACGGTTTGCGGCGTCAGGCCCAGGTGGGCGCAGACCGGAATGCCGCGCTCGACCAGGAAGCGCACGGTTTCGGTGGTCCAGCCGCCGCCCTCTAACTTGACCATGTGGGCGCCGGCCTGCATCAGCACGACCGCACTGCGCAGCGCCTGCTCTTTTGATTCGTGGTAAGTGCCAAAGGGCAGGTCGCCAATCACCCAGGCCACGCCTTGCGAGCGGCGCAGGCCACGGGTCACGCATTCGGTGTGGTAGCGCATGGTTTCCAGCGTCACGCCGACGGTGCTGGAGAGGCCCTGGCACACCATGCCCAGCGAATCGCCCACCAGGATGCATTCCACGCCGGCGGCATCGGCCACAGCGGCAAAGGTGGCGTCATAGGCCGTCAGCATGGTGATTTTTTCGCCGTGCGCATGCATTTCGCGCAGGCGCGGCAGGCTCAGCGGCTTGCGGGCCGACGGCGTGGAGGCCGGTGGCAGCGTGCCATAGGCGGTGGCTGACAACGATTCAGAAGGGGCTTGGGACATGGTTACTGAGGTCATGGTTGGATCCGATGCACGAGATGCACGAGTCTAATGGGAGCGGGGTTCACTTCGAAACCGGGTATTGCCCTGCCTGGCGGGCCGCGCAGAGGCTACCTGGCGAAGTGTAGCCAGTCGCCTGGCGCAGGGTCGCGGCCAGCGATGCGGGTAAAACGGGTTCTGCTTGATTCAGGTCAACAGCGGTTTTGATGGGCGGGCCTATCTTGGCTTGATCTGTATGGTTTGAAAAAAAGGAGCCCGACATGAAGCAGCGCACAGTGATGGCGGCGCCGGGGTATTCCCGGCCTCGTGGCCGGGGCGGCCGCTAAGCCGCGCGAAGTGCTGCATGCCATGTGGACTCACATGATGGAGTGGGGCGGCAACTGGGGCTCGGACTGGGATCTGTTCGGACTGATGCATTTGCTCTGGTGGGTGGTCGTCCTGCTGGCCGTCATCGCACTCTTGCGCTGGGCTGTTGGCCGGGATGCGCGCGGCCTGCGCACCCCGGAAAAAGACCGGGCGCTTGACATCTTGCGCGAACGCTATGCGCGCGGCGAGATTGAACAGGCCGAGTTCGAGCAACGCAAGCGCGACCTCTGCGGCTAGACAAGCAGGCGTTTGGCGCTTGCCTGTCCTGGCCGGCAAGCGGCTCAGTCGGCCATCTGCACCGGGATGGTCGAGCGCTCTTCCTTGATGCGGTTGTCCGGGTTGACGAACACCAGCTTGGGGCTGAAGCCGGCGACTTCCTTTTCCTCGACCTGCGCAAAGGCGGCAATGATGACCAGGTCGCCGACCGCCGCGCGCCGCGCCGCCGAGCCGTTGACCGAGATGATGCGGCTGCCGCGTTCGGCGCGGATGGCGTAGGTGATGAAGCGCTCGCCGTTGTTGATGTTCCAGATGTGGATCTGCTCGTTCTCGCCGAGGTTGGCGGCGTCCAGCAAGTCTTCGTCAATGGCGCAGGAGCCTTCGTAGTTCAGCTCGCAGTGGGTCACGGCGGCGCGGTGGATTTTGGATTTGAGCAGGGTTCTGAACATGGTGGAAAGTCCGAAAATTCAAGGAAAGGAAAAACTGCGCTGCATTTTGCAACAAGCCGCTGAAGAAGGATAAGGACGACGGGTTGTCCGGCGCTGTAACATTTGAGGCAGTCCCGAGCATTCGCCCGGTAGTTTAGAGCACGCTGCAGTGCGACTTCTTATTCGGATTTTGGTATGAAAAAGTCTTTTGTTTTCAATGTTGATGGGGTAGCCGCGCTGGCCCGGGCCGATGTGGCGCGGGCGCTGGCCGAGGATCTGGGCGCGGGCGACTTGACGGCCGCCCTGATTGATCCGGCAGCCCAGGCGCACGCCCATGTGCTGGCCCGCGAAAGCGCGGTGCTGTGCGGCACGGCCTGGTTCGAGGCGGCGCTCAGGCAGATGGACCCAGAGGCTACGCTGGTCTGGCATGTGCAGGAAGGCGAGCGTTGCGCGCCCAACCAGGTGGTGGTTGAAATGCGTAGCCAGGCACGGGCCTTGCTGTCGGCCGAGCGCACGGCGCTGAATTTCTTGCAACTGTTAAGCGCTGTTGCGACCAAGACCGCCACGTATGTCGCACTGGTCGAGGGAACGAAAGCGCGCATCGTCGATACCCGCAAGACGCTGCCGGGCCTGCGCCTGGCGCAGAAATACGCGGTGCTGACCGGCGGCGGCACCAACCACCGGGTCGGCCTGTACGACGCGGTGCTGATCAAGGAAAACCATATCGCTGCGGCTGGCGGCATCAGGCAGGTGCTGGCGCAGGCCGCGAAAATCGCCGCCGAGGCTGATTTCGTCGAGATTGAAGTCGAAACGCTGGAACAACTGCACGAGGCGCTGGACGCGGGCGCCCGCATGGTGCTGCTGGACAACATGGATTTGCCCACGCTGCACGAGGCCGTGCGCATCAACGCGGGCCGGGCAGTCCTGGAGATTTCGGGCGGCGTGACGCTGGCCGGCCTGCGCGCGCTGGCCGAAACCGGCGTGGACCGAATTTCCATCGGCACCTTGACGAAAGACGTTCAGGCCATAGATTATTCGATGCGCTTCGAGGCGCCCAAAGGAGCAAATTGATGAGTGCCATCCTGTCCCGGATCAACGTCGATTACGACCAGCCGATCATGGCCGGCCCTGGCACGGCGGCCAGTTGCTCCACGCACCACGCCTGGGCGCGGGTGCCGGTCGAGCCGACACAGCCCGAACGCGCGGCGCTGAAGGAGCGCATCCGCAGCCTGCTGAAAGCCAAGAACGCGGTCATGGTGTCGCACTACTACGTGCATCCCGACTTGCAGGATCTGGCCGAGGAAACCGGCGGAATCGTTTCGGATTCGTTAGAGATGGCGCGCTTTGGCCGCGACCATGCCGCGCAGACGCTGGTGGTGTCGGGCGTGCGCTTCATGGGCGAGACGGCGAAGATTTTGTCGCCCGAAAAACGCGTGCTGATGCCCGACCTGGACGCCACCTGTTCGCTCGACCTGGGCTGCCCGATTGACGAATTCAGCGCCTTTTGCGACGCGCACCCCGACCGCACGGTGGTGGTCTATGCCAACACCAGCGCGGCGGTCAAGGCGCGGGCCGACTGGGTCGTGACGTCGAGCTGCGCGCTGGACATCGTGCGCGCCCTGAAGGAACAAGGCCAGAAAATCCTCTGGGCGCCCGACCGGCACCTGGGCGGCTACATCCAGCGCGAGACCGGCGCCGACATGGTGATGTGGAACGGCGCCTGCATCGTGCATGACGAGTTCAAGGCGTTCGAACTGCAGGCGCTGATCAAGGAGCATCCGCTGGCCAAGGTGCTGGTGCACCCCGAGTCGCCGGTCGATGTGGTGGCGCTGGCCGACGCGGTCGGCTCGACCTCGGCCATCCTGAAGGCCGCGCGCGAGATGGATGCGCCCGAATTCATCGTCGCGACCGACAACGGCATGATGCACAAGCTGCGCACGCTCAACCCCGGCAAAATCTTCATCGAAGCGCCGACGGCCGGCAACAGCGCCACCTGCAAGAGCTGCGCGCATTGCCCGTGGATGGCGATGAACGGGCTGGCCGGGCTGGCGCAGGTGCTGGAAACCGGCGCGAACGAAGTCCACATCGACCCGGCGCTGGGCCTGCGCGCGCGCCTGCCGATTGACCGCATGCTGGCCTTCACGGCAGCCCTCAAGAACGGCCAGCCGACCGCCGGGCTGGTGCCCAATATCGGCGCGGCGTGAAGCTGGTGTTGATGGGATGACTCCCTCTCCCTCTGGGAGAGGCTTGGGGTGAGGGCCAGCCGGCGCATGCATCCAAAACACTCCTTTTTTAATAGCTGCTTGCGCAAGCGTGGCAAGCGCAAAAGGCCGATTTGACTCATATTTCCGCATGCATTGACTTTTCCAGCCCGCAGGGCGGCGCCGCGCCGCGCCTGCGCCACGTCTTTGGCACGCCGCGCGCCGTGCTGGTCGCGCATGAACTGGCCGAGGTGCGCGCGGTGCTCGACGCCGTGCAGGCCGCCGCCGAAAATGGAAGCTGGTGCGTCGGCTACCTGCGCTATGAAGCCGCCCCGGCATTTGACGCCGCGCTGGCCGTGCATGCGCCCGATGGCCCGCTGGCCTGGTTTGCCGTGCATGACGACGCCTTGCCCTGGGTTGAGGACGCCAGCGCCGCAACGGCCCGGGTCCAATGGCTTGACACCTGCCCGCGCCCCGCGTTTGGCGCGGCCATGGACCAGATCCAGCGCGCCATCGCGGCTGGCGAGCTGTACCAGGTCAACTTCACCGCGCCGCTTCTGGGCGAGTGGGCCGGCGAGCCCGAAGCAGGCGCGGCGCAAGCCCTGTTCGCCGCCCTGCAGCGCGCCCAGCCGGGCGGCTACGCGGCCTTCATCGACACCGGCAACACGGGCGACGGCCAGTTGCTGTCGGTGTCGCCCGAGCTGTTTTTTGACTGGCAGGATGGCCAGATTCTGGCGCGGCCCATGAAGGGCACGGCCGCGCGCGGCGCCACGCCCGAGATGGATGCCGCCCAGGCCGCCGCCCTGCGCGCATCGCCCAAGGAGCGCGCCGAAAACGTCATGATCGTCGATCTGCTGCGCAACGACCTCTCGCGCATCGCTGAGCCTTTCAGCGTGCAGGTGCCCGCCTTGTTCCACACCGAAGCGCTGCCCACGGTCTGGCAGATGACCTCCGACGTGCGCGCCCGCACCCGCGCCGGCACCACGCTGGCCGATGTGTTCGCCGCGCTGTTTCCGTGCGGCTCGGTCACCGGCGCGCCCAAGGTGCGCGCCATGCAGATGATCCGCAAACTCGAAGCCGGGCCGCGCGGCGTGTACTGCGGCGCCATCGGCGTGGTGCGCCCGGGCAAGGACGGCCATGGAATCCGGGCCACCTTCAACGTGCCGATCCGCACCGTCAGCGTGCAGGCCGGCGGCCTGCGCTGCGGCATTGGCAGCGGCATCACCTCGGGCGCCGTGCCTGACGCCGAGTGGCAGGAGTGGCGCAACAAACGACAATTTCTGGAGCGTGCCAGCATGCCTTTCGACCTTCTGGAAACCCTGGCGCTAAAGGATGGCCAGCTGCGCCATGCCGCCGAGCACCTGCAGCGCCTGGCCGGCGCCGCCGCGCATTTCGGCATTCCATGGGATGCCGCCGCCGTGCGGCATTGCCTGCATGAACTGGCGCAAGCGCACCCGCAAGACCTGTGGCGCGTGCGCCTGCTGCTCGATGCCCGGGGCCGGGCACGCGCCGAGGCGTTCGCCATGGACCCGTCGCCCGCCCAGGTGCGGCTGCGGCTGGCGGAGCGCCCGCTTGAAGACGCGCACGGCGAGTTCGTGCGCTTCAAGACCACGCGCCGCGCGCATTACGACGCCTTCACGCCCACTGAATCCGGCGTGTTCGACACCGTGTTGTGGAATACCGAAGGCGAGATCACCGAATGCACGCGCGGCAACGTGGCCATGCTGCTGGACGGCCGCTGGGTCACGCCGCCGCTGGCCTGCGGCCTGCTGCCCGGCGTCGGGCGCGCGCTGGCGCTGCGGGAAGGCCGGCTGACCGAGGCCGTGGTGCGGCTGGAAGACCTGCCCCGCGTGCAGGGCTGGGCGTTCGTGAACAGCCTGCGCGGATGGCTGGCAGCAGAGAAGGTTTGAATTGCTGCGGAGCCGCAAGTTGCCTGGCCGCCTGCGATTCAATCAAGATCAAGCTCACTCCTGCTCCAGTGCCATGGCCGGCTCCTCGGCCGTCTGGCCTGGCTGCGTGGCCATCTTGTTCTTCTGCTGCTGCAGATAAAACGCCTGGAAATTGATTTCGGACAAATGCACCGGCGGAAATCCGGCACGGGTGATGGCGTCTGCAATATTCGCGCGCAGGTAGGGATACAAAATGGTCGGGCAGCCGATGCCCAGTGCCGGATTGAGCTGTTCGGCGGGCAGGTGGCGAATCTCGAAAATCCCGGACTGCTTGGCCTCAACGAGAAAGGCCACCTTGTCCCTGATTTTTGCCGTCACGCTCACCGTCACGGTGGATTCGAAAATGCCGTCGGCTTGCTGCTCTGCGATCGTGGAGACCGCCACTTCAAGGGTGGGCGATTGTTCCTCAAGGAAAATGGCCGGGGAGTTCGGCTGCTCCAGCGACAGGCCTTTCAGATAGACGCGCTGGATTTGAAAAAGGGGTTGCTTGTTTTCGTCTGGCATGAGGTGCTTTCGTTGAAAAAAGTAGCGGGGGCGGATGGCAGGGGCCGGGTAAACCACCCGGCCCTGAAACTGGCTTAGCTGGCTTTTTCCGGCAGGGGCAGATGCACCCAGTCGTTGTAGAAGGCTTCGATATCGGGCTCGAACTCATGCATCACCGGATACCAGGGGGTGGGCGCCTCAACGTCATGCATGGTGCCGCAGCTCGGGCAGTAGTACTCGCGGTACACCTGCCAGTTGGTATCCGGCGCCATCAGCGCCGGATAAACCTCATGCATGGCTTCGGCGTTGTCGCGCACATAGATCAGCGCCTGCAGCTTCCAGTTCTTGCGGTAGTCGCCAAACTCGTGACCGCAACTGCATTTGGTCACCCATTCCTTGCTCGTCTTGTTCTGCGCGATGTAGAGGTGCAGGCTGATCGGCAGGATGATCTTGTCGTCCCAGGGCAGCTTGGACTGCAGCGCATGGACGTACATGCGAAAGCGCTCCCCGTCCTTGGGCATCGACAGCATGCGCATCGTGGTTTCCCAGTCCAGCTTGCCTTCGACCAGGTAGTTCACTTGCTCTTGTGTATAGATAGACATTTTTATCTCCAAAAATTTAGGCCAACAGGAGCCGGGGGACTGGCCCCCGGCGTCGAATCACTCTTCCACCAGGGTGACGGTGCGCACGTCCGGCATCTTGGACAGGTCCATCCGGTAGGTCGAGCCGAAGGAAGGCACGCCCAGTTCGGACTCCGGCAATTCCCAGTCGGCCGGCAGATCCCAGAAGGACTTGAACTCGTCCTTGAACTTGACGCTCAGGCCAAAGCTGGTCGCAAACATGTGGCGCACCTGGATCGAGGCATGCTTGGTCAGGATGCGAGCGCGCTCTTCCTTCATCCAGTCACGCGTCGGAATGGCGCGGGCAATGCGCTCCCGGCGAATGGCCTTGCGGCGCGTGGCGGTTTTGGCGACATCGACGCTCCAGACCTGGTCGCTGCCTTGCGAAATCACGACGCCATAGACTTTTTCCGCATACTCGGGCAGCACGAAACGGTTGTTGATGTCCGTCTCGACCGAGGCGCAGTCACGGTCCAGCGGATCGCCAAAGCCCGGGCCGCCGCGCATGTAGTTCAGGTACAGGTCGTGGTTTTCGAAAATCGCTTCGGTGGTCGTGCATTGCTGGTCACGCTTGACCTTGGCCGTGGCGCTGATGTGGTGCTCGTAGCCCTTGTCTTCAGGGTTGCGGTCCGCGCCCAGGGGCAGCGACTCGCCGTTGCGGATGCGCGCTTCCAGATCGGTCTTGTGGGCTTCAAAGCGGTAGCCGGTGGCCGAGGGGTAGCCGCCCATCAGGCCCCAGTCGCTGTTCATGTAGCCATTGCCCATGAAGTACATGCTCCAGTCCGTGGCCTTCCAGACCATGCGCAGCGTCTCGAAACCGCAGCCGCCGCGGAACTTGCCGTAGCCGCCCGAGTTGGTCTTGACGTTGCGGCCCATGTAGAGCAGCGGCTCGGCCATTTCCCAGATCTCGATGTCACCCATGTCGCCTTCCGGGTTCCAGACCGCCGCCGCGTGGTTCAGGCCGTCCTTGATGGCGCAGGCGCCGGTGCCGCAGGCCGCCGGCTCAAAGCTGTTGACCGCGTGCGCTTCGCCGTCCTGGTTCATGCCGCCGCCCTGCAGCCAGTTGGAGGTGTTGGCGTTGCCGGCATTGACTTCTTCGAGGTAGCCACGGGCAAAGTAGGACTGGCTCATGCCGCGCCAGATGCCGCTCCAGCCGGAAACCAAAAAGTGCCAGGCATAGGCGTGCGCGGTGCGGCGGTCGTCCGGGTTCATCCAGGTGCCCTTGGGCAGCTTGAATTCGGTCGCGTAATAGGCGCCGTCGTTGATGCGCGCCGTGGGCACCAGGGTCTGCGTCAGCATCACCCAGATGCCGCTGGTGAAGGCCACTTGGTTGGCATTGAAGCTGTGCCAGCCCCAGCGGCTCGCGCCCTCGAAATTGAGCCGCCAGGTGGCATCCGGGCGAATCGTCATTTCGCACGGCGCATGCATGATGCTGTTCATCTTGCCGAATTCCGACGCCAGGCTCATGTCTTCGTGGTCGTAGGGAATATCGACGAACGCAACCCGGCGGTAAACACCCGGAACCGTCATGGCCTTGAGGCGCGCCTGCAGGCCGCGCCGTCCTTCCTCGATGATTTCGTGGGCAAAGCGGGTGTAGTTCTCGATGCCTTCGGCCTGCAGCACTTCCTCGACCAGGCTGCGGATCATGTGGCAGCCGGCGATGCGGGTGCGCTCATCCAGAATCCAGTACTTGGTGGTGCGCACGTTGCGCTGGCTCTCGTGCAGCCAGTCGCGCAGCGGCGTGTCGTTGATGCCGGTCTTGCGGCAGGTCACCTGCAGGCCGTCGCCGAAGCGCGAGACCTGGCCGGTTGACATCGAGCCCGGCGTCATCGCGCCCAGGTCAATCACGTGCGTCACGCCGCCGACCCAGCCGACCAGCTTGCCTTCCCAGAAAATCGGCACGATGGTGGCGATGTCGCAGGGATGGACGTTGCCGATGGAGCAGTCGTTGTTGGTGAACATGTCGCCCGGATTGATTCCGGGATTGATTTCCCAGGCGTTCTCGATCATGTACTTGATCGCCGCGCCCATGGTGCCGACGTGGATGATGATTCCGGTGGAGGTCAGGATGCAGTCGCCGGCCGCGTTGTACAGCGTGAAGCACAGCTCGCCTTCCTGCTCGACGATGGGCGAGGCGGCAATCTTCTTGGCGGTTTCACGGGCGTGCACCAGGCCGCCACGGATGCGCGAAAACAGCTTTTCGTAGGTGATCGGGTCGGAGTCCTTGAACTCCAGCTTTTCGAGCCCGTTGTAAAAGCCGGTCTTGTGGGTGCGCTCCAGCACTTCATCGCGATGCTGCTTGAGCGTCTTGCCGTTGCCCAGCAGGTCGGGCAAGCCCAGTTCAATTCTTGACATTCTGTTCATGATGGTTCTCC comes from Polaromonas naphthalenivorans CJ2 and encodes:
- a CDS encoding acetone carboxylase subunit gamma; its protein translation is MSIYTQEQVNYLVEGKLDWETTMRMLSMPKDGERFRMYVHALQSKLPWDDKIILPISLHLYIAQNKTSKEWVTKCSCGHEFGDYRKNWKLQALIYVRDNAEAMHEVYPALMAPDTNWQVYREYYCPSCGTMHDVEAPTPWYPVMHEFEPDIEAFYNDWVHLPLPEKAS
- the nadC gene encoding carboxylating nicotinate-nucleotide diphosphorylase; protein product: MKKSFVFNVDGVAALARADVARALAEDLGAGDLTAALIDPAAQAHAHVLARESAVLCGTAWFEAALRQMDPEATLVWHVQEGERCAPNQVVVEMRSQARALLSAERTALNFLQLLSAVATKTATYVALVEGTKARIVDTRKTLPGLRLAQKYAVLTGGGTNHRVGLYDAVLIKENHIAAAGGIRQVLAQAAKIAAEADFVEIEVETLEQLHEALDAGARMVLLDNMDLPTLHEAVRINAGRAVLEISGGVTLAGLRALAETGVDRISIGTLTKDVQAIDYSMRFEAPKGAN
- the secB gene encoding protein-export chaperone SecB, translated to MPDENKQPLFQIQRVYLKGLSLEQPNSPAIFLEEQSPTLEVAVSTIAEQQADGIFESTVTVSVTAKIRDKVAFLVEAKQSGIFEIRHLPAEQLNPALGIGCPTILYPYLRANIADAITRAGFPPVHLSEINFQAFYLQQQKNKMATQPGQTAEEPAMALEQE
- the pabB gene encoding aminodeoxychorismate synthase component I — protein: MTHISACIDFSSPQGGAAPRLRHVFGTPRAVLVAHELAEVRAVLDAVQAAAENGSWCVGYLRYEAAPAFDAALAVHAPDGPLAWFAVHDDALPWVEDASAATARVQWLDTCPRPAFGAAMDQIQRAIAAGELYQVNFTAPLLGEWAGEPEAGAAQALFAALQRAQPGGYAAFIDTGNTGDGQLLSVSPELFFDWQDGQILARPMKGTAARGATPEMDAAQAAALRASPKERAENVMIVDLLRNDLSRIAEPFSVQVPALFHTEALPTVWQMTSDVRARTRAGTTLADVFAALFPCGSVTGAPKVRAMQMIRKLEAGPRGVYCGAIGVVRPGKDGHGIRATFNVPIRTVSVQAGGLRCGIGSGITSGAVPDAEWQEWRNKRQFLERASMPFDLLETLALKDGQLRHAAEHLQRLAGAAAHFGIPWDAAAVRHCLHELAQAHPQDLWRVRLLLDARGRARAEAFAMDPSPAQVRLRLAERPLEDAHGEFVRFKTTRRAHYDAFTPTESGVFDTVLWNTEGEITECTRGNVAMLLDGRWVTPPLACGLLPGVGRALALREGRLTEAVVRLEDLPRVQGWAFVNSLRGWLAAEKV
- the nadA gene encoding quinolinate synthase NadA, whose amino-acid sequence is MSAILSRINVDYDQPIMAGPGTAASCSTHHAWARVPVEPTQPERAALKERIRSLLKAKNAVMVSHYYVHPDLQDLAEETGGIVSDSLEMARFGRDHAAQTLVVSGVRFMGETAKILSPEKRVLMPDLDATCSLDLGCPIDEFSAFCDAHPDRTVVVYANTSAAVKARADWVVTSSCALDIVRALKEQGQKILWAPDRHLGGYIQRETGADMVMWNGACIVHDEFKAFELQALIKEHPLAKVLVHPESPVDVVALADAVGSTSAILKAAREMDAPEFIVATDNGMMHKLRTLNPGKIFIEAPTAGNSATCKSCAHCPWMAMNGLAGLAQVLETGANEVHIDPALGLRARLPIDRMLAFTAALKNGQPTAGLVPNIGAA